Proteins from a single region of Candidatus Rubrimentiphilum sp.:
- a CDS encoding MFS transporter, whose amino-acid sequence MKSTLASLNRHRWTICALLFVAMIINYMDRQSLALLKPTLTQLFHWNDIDYSNIVFAFTLAYGFGAIAMGRVMDYLGTKRGFSLSIAVWSLAEMAHAAVSTVAGFMGVRVVLGIGESASFPAAIKAAAEWFPARERAFATGLFNSGTAIGAIITPLLLPIVVLNFGWRAGFIGTGLLGFIWLAFWLFLHRKPEREKAIPLIPTKQERSKWIDVFPHRATWGFAIAKLLTDPVWTTIYLFWLPDFFSRTRQLDLKSFGLPLAMIYVCAALGSVAGGWLSSTLIKNGWSANRARKLTMLICALCVLPIAFATHIASLWLVVGVIGLAAGAHQGFSANLFTLTSDTFETKTVGSVVGIGQLAGSLGGLLAAKGMGFVLFYTNSYAFVFLFPAVAYLLALGVIQVLMPRLDKVKLGAS is encoded by the coding sequence ATGAAGTCAACGCTGGCGAGCTTGAACCGCCACCGCTGGACGATCTGCGCACTGCTCTTCGTCGCGATGATCATCAACTACATGGATCGCCAGTCGCTGGCGCTCCTCAAGCCGACTTTGACGCAACTGTTTCACTGGAACGACATCGACTATTCCAACATCGTGTTCGCGTTTACGCTCGCCTACGGTTTCGGCGCGATCGCCATGGGGCGCGTGATGGATTACCTCGGCACCAAACGCGGCTTCTCGCTCTCGATCGCCGTTTGGAGTCTGGCCGAGATGGCGCATGCCGCTGTCTCGACCGTCGCCGGTTTCATGGGCGTGAGGGTCGTGCTGGGCATCGGCGAGTCGGCGTCCTTTCCGGCTGCTATTAAAGCCGCCGCCGAATGGTTTCCGGCTCGCGAGCGCGCGTTTGCAACGGGCCTCTTCAACTCCGGAACGGCAATCGGCGCGATCATTACTCCGCTTCTCTTGCCGATCGTCGTGCTGAATTTCGGGTGGCGCGCGGGCTTCATCGGCACTGGACTGCTCGGGTTCATTTGGCTTGCGTTTTGGCTATTTCTGCACCGCAAGCCCGAACGGGAAAAAGCTATTCCGCTCATCCCGACCAAACAAGAGCGCTCGAAGTGGATCGACGTCTTTCCTCACCGCGCGACGTGGGGATTCGCGATCGCGAAGCTCCTGACGGATCCCGTTTGGACGACAATCTATCTGTTTTGGCTGCCGGACTTCTTCAGCCGGACGCGTCAGCTGGATTTGAAGAGCTTCGGCTTGCCGCTGGCGATGATCTACGTCTGCGCGGCTTTGGGCAGCGTCGCGGGAGGCTGGCTTTCGTCAACGCTCATAAAAAATGGCTGGAGCGCGAACCGCGCACGCAAACTAACCATGTTGATCTGCGCGCTCTGCGTACTGCCGATCGCCTTTGCCACGCACATTGCCTCGCTGTGGCTCGTCGTGGGCGTCATCGGTTTGGCAGCCGGCGCGCATCAGGGATTCTCCGCGAATCTGTTCACGCTCACGTCCGATACGTTCGAGACTAAAACCGTCGGCTCGGTCGTCGGCATCGGCCAGCTGGCGGGCTCGCTTGGCGGCCTGCTCGCCGCCAAAGGGATGGGCTTCGTTCTCTTCTATACGAACAGCTACGCGTTTGTCTTTCTATTTCCGGCCGTTGCGTATCTGCTCGCGCTCGGCGTGATTCAAGTCCTGATGCCACGGCTGGACAAAGTGAAGTTAGGAGCGTCGTAA
- a CDS encoding sugar phosphate isomerase/epimerase family protein produces MSLERASLNQYTVKPLSLIEAADACVRHHIPSIALWRDKIAETGAKRAAEEIVARGLRVSSICRGGFFPTGSADEKKARYDDNLRAIDEAAILAADVLVLVCGPPIGRDLSGARAQIEDGIASLVPYARTANVKLGIEPLHPMLLAKRSAITTLSEANDLVDALGAKDVVGVVVDAYCVFWDAQVEREIARAGETIFSYQVADWVTPDGYEDVAAGRAMMGDGCIDFARLGSSIESASYTGPIEIEVLNSRLWTENQDNVVRLAVERYNQFVAEACV; encoded by the coding sequence GTGAGCCTCGAGCGCGCAAGCCTCAACCAGTACACGGTCAAGCCGCTCTCGCTGATCGAAGCGGCCGACGCTTGCGTTCGTCACCACATACCATCGATTGCACTCTGGCGCGACAAGATAGCCGAGACCGGCGCAAAACGCGCGGCCGAGGAGATCGTGGCGCGCGGCTTGCGTGTTTCGAGCATTTGCCGCGGCGGCTTTTTCCCCACCGGCAGCGCCGACGAAAAGAAAGCGCGCTATGACGACAACCTTCGCGCGATCGATGAAGCCGCGATCCTCGCCGCCGACGTGCTGGTGCTGGTGTGCGGTCCGCCGATCGGGCGCGATCTGTCCGGCGCCCGCGCCCAGATCGAGGACGGCATCGCTTCGCTCGTTCCTTATGCGCGCACCGCAAACGTTAAACTCGGCATCGAACCGCTCCATCCCATGCTGCTTGCGAAGCGCAGCGCGATCACGACGTTAAGCGAGGCGAATGATCTAGTCGATGCACTCGGAGCCAAGGACGTCGTTGGCGTCGTCGTTGACGCGTACTGCGTCTTCTGGGATGCACAAGTCGAGCGCGAAATTGCGCGAGCCGGCGAGACGATCTTCAGTTATCAGGTCGCCGACTGGGTAACGCCCGACGGCTATGAAGATGTGGCTGCCGGGCGCGCCATGATGGGCGACGGCTGCATCGACTTCGCGCGCCTGGGCTCAAGTATCGAATCCGCGAGTTACACAGGGCCTATTGAGATCGAGGTTCTTAATTCGCGTCTCTGGACGGAAAATCAAGATAACGTCGTCCGGCTTGCAGTGGAACGCTACAACCAATTCGTTGCGGAGGCGTGCGTATGA
- a CDS encoding dihydrodipicolinate synthase family protein: MNATTLAVRLPDANGTITSYRLSGRSSSEFATARKLKTRVAFAAAHVVADPLAGDPLVDPRLDWERTLAFRHYLWSLGLGVAEAMDTAQRGMGLSWPLTQELVDRSLREAKTVGGLITCGAGTDQLNCHREASGCHPEVSRGLTLDRIIEAYLEQLDFIESRGGSVILMCSRALCKTAQSSEDYEIVYDRVIAAAKRPVILHWLGAMFDPQLEGYWGSRDLTAAAETVKRIIARHAPKIDGIKISLLDASFEVAFRREIPKPVRVYTGDDFNYPELIAGDEQGHSDALLGVFAAIAPAASAALAARDRGDRAAYDLIFAPTVPLARAIFEAPTYAYKAGIVFLAYLNGHQNHFRMVGGLESARSIEHLARVFQLADAAALLADPERAVARMKPVLELAGCP, from the coding sequence GTGAACGCAACCACCCTCGCCGTTAGATTGCCCGACGCCAACGGCACTATAACGAGTTATCGCTTGAGCGGGCGATCGTCTTCCGAGTTTGCGACAGCTCGCAAACTCAAAACGCGTGTTGCATTTGCAGCCGCGCACGTGGTGGCCGATCCGCTGGCGGGCGATCCGCTCGTTGATCCGCGACTCGATTGGGAGCGCACGCTGGCCTTCCGGCATTATCTTTGGTCATTGGGACTCGGCGTCGCCGAAGCGATGGACACCGCGCAACGCGGTATGGGATTGAGCTGGCCGCTCACGCAAGAACTCGTCGATCGTTCGCTGCGTGAAGCGAAAACCGTAGGCGGCCTAATCACGTGCGGCGCCGGCACAGACCAGTTGAATTGTCATCGTGAGGCATCCGGTTGTCATCCTGAGGTATCGAGGGGACTCACACTCGATCGCATTATCGAAGCGTATCTCGAGCAGCTCGACTTCATTGAGTCGCGCGGCGGAAGCGTGATTCTCATGTGCAGCCGCGCGCTGTGCAAAACGGCACAGTCGTCCGAAGACTACGAGATCGTGTACGATCGCGTCATCGCGGCGGCGAAGCGCCCGGTCATTCTGCACTGGCTCGGCGCGATGTTCGATCCGCAGCTCGAGGGGTATTGGGGCTCGCGCGACCTGACGGCCGCAGCTGAGACAGTCAAACGCATTATCGCTCGCCACGCGCCCAAGATCGACGGGATAAAAATCTCTCTGCTCGACGCCTCGTTCGAGGTTGCGTTCCGGCGTGAGATTCCAAAACCCGTACGCGTTTATACGGGCGACGATTTCAATTACCCGGAACTGATCGCGGGTGACGAGCAGGGGCACAGTGACGCATTACTCGGCGTGTTTGCGGCGATCGCACCGGCAGCGAGTGCAGCCCTGGCGGCGCGCGATCGCGGCGACCGAGCCGCATACGACCTCATCTTCGCCCCCACGGTGCCGCTCGCACGCGCCATTTTCGAAGCGCCCACCTACGCCTACAAAGCCGGCATCGTCTTTCTGGCGTATCTCAACGGCCATCAAAATCACTTTCGTATGGTCGGCGGTTTGGAAAGCGCGCGCTCCATCGAACATCTGGCGCGCGTTTTTCAGCTCGCCGATGCGGCCGCGCTTTTGGCGGATCCCGAACGTGCGGTAGCGCGCATGAAGCCCGTGCTCGAACTGGCAGGCTGCCCGTGA
- a CDS encoding Gfo/Idh/MocA family oxidoreductase: MATTKRRTVGIAMNGVTGRMGRNQHLIRSIVAIRQDGGVALPDGSILWPEPVLVGRNEAKLRKLADDCGIARVSTDLDAVLADPDVEVYFDALVTAERPQAIRAAIKAGKHVYSEKPIAPDLATAMGLVREAKIAGIKNGVVHDKLFLPGLIKLRRLIDAGFFGRTLSVRGEFGYWVFEGDDQTPQRPSWNYRKEDGGGIMVDMFCHWRYVLDNLFGEVRALSAYGVTHIPKRWDEDGKPYPATADDEAFGTFELEGGVVAQINSSWCVRVHRDELLEFQIDGTQASAVVGLRDVVVQTRGNTPRPVWNPDEPNTIPFREGWLPVSDKETFANAFRVQWELFLKHIALDTPFPWDFLAGAKGVQLAEIALQSWSERRWLDVPKLTA; the protein is encoded by the coding sequence ATGGCCACCACAAAACGTCGCACGGTCGGCATCGCCATGAACGGCGTTACCGGCCGCATGGGCCGCAACCAGCATCTGATTCGTTCGATCGTTGCGATTCGTCAAGACGGCGGCGTCGCGTTGCCGGACGGCAGCATCCTGTGGCCCGAGCCAGTGCTGGTGGGACGCAATGAAGCAAAACTGCGCAAACTCGCAGACGATTGCGGCATCGCGCGCGTGAGCACGGATCTCGATGCCGTGCTGGCGGATCCCGATGTCGAGGTGTACTTTGACGCGCTCGTCACGGCGGAGCGTCCGCAGGCAATTCGCGCCGCCATCAAAGCCGGTAAGCACGTCTACAGCGAAAAGCCGATTGCACCGGATCTGGCAACCGCAATGGGGTTAGTGCGCGAAGCCAAGATTGCCGGCATCAAGAACGGCGTCGTTCACGACAAACTGTTTTTACCGGGCTTGATCAAACTGCGGCGTCTTATCGACGCCGGTTTCTTTGGCCGCACACTTTCCGTTCGCGGCGAGTTCGGCTACTGGGTCTTCGAAGGCGACGATCAAACCCCGCAGCGTCCATCGTGGAATTACCGCAAGGAAGACGGCGGGGGCATCATGGTCGACATGTTCTGCCACTGGCGGTATGTGCTCGACAATCTCTTCGGCGAGGTTCGCGCGCTCTCGGCCTACGGCGTGACGCACATTCCTAAGCGCTGGGACGAAGACGGAAAACCATACCCGGCTACGGCCGACGACGAAGCCTTCGGAACGTTCGAACTTGAGGGCGGGGTGGTCGCGCAGATCAATTCGTCGTGGTGCGTGCGCGTCCATCGCGACGAACTGCTAGAGTTTCAGATCGACGGTACTCAGGCTAGCGCAGTTGTAGGCTTGCGCGACGTGGTGGTACAGACGCGCGGCAACACTCCGCGGCCGGTTTGGAATCCCGACGAGCCGAACACGATTCCGTTTCGCGAGGGCTGGCTGCCGGTGTCCGACAAGGAAACCTTTGCCAATGCCTTCCGCGTTCAGTGGGAACTCTTCCTCAAACACATCGCGCTCGACACACCTTTTCCGTGGGACTTTCTCGCCGGCGCCAAAGGCGTACAGCTTGCGGAGATCGCATTGCAGTCTTGGTCGGAACGCCGCTGGCTCGACGTTCCGAAGTTAACAGCGTGA
- a CDS encoding dienelactone hydrolase family protein — protein MQTTIPDVTPAPGIVLLSSIFGVDDDIREFARRYAQRGYVVVAPDLFARILPGALKRTGDDYSKAVDRKKKVDVDQLRRDVKTTIAELRAMPECNGKVAALGICFGGRYALLAAIDGDVDAAGAYHASEAGQHIAELEHADAPISLHYGDSDSVAPMSEVNAVKRALQNDPQAEVFVYPGAGHNFSIPTHPAYDAVAAQAAETRVFSMFDRLK, from the coding sequence ATGCAGACAACGATCCCCGATGTAACGCCGGCACCGGGGATCGTTCTTCTCTCATCTATCTTCGGCGTTGACGACGACATCCGCGAGTTTGCGCGGCGCTATGCGCAGCGCGGCTACGTGGTCGTCGCGCCGGATCTCTTTGCCCGAATACTGCCCGGCGCGCTAAAACGCACGGGCGACGACTACAGCAAAGCGGTCGACCGCAAGAAAAAGGTGGACGTGGATCAACTGCGCCGCGACGTGAAAACCACGATCGCGGAGCTGCGCGCCATGCCTGAGTGCAACGGGAAGGTCGCCGCGCTCGGGATCTGCTTCGGCGGACGCTACGCGCTGCTGGCGGCAATCGACGGTGACGTGGATGCGGCCGGCGCATATCACGCCTCCGAAGCGGGCCAGCACATCGCTGAACTCGAGCACGCTGACGCGCCCATCAGTTTACACTACGGCGACAGCGATTCGGTCGCGCCGATGAGCGAAGTGAACGCAGTGAAACGCGCGCTGCAGAACGACCCGCAGGCCGAAGTCTTCGTCTATCCGGGCGCCGGGCATAATTTTTCCATTCCCACGCATCCGGCGTACGATGCCGTCGCCGCACAAGCGGCGGAGACGAGAGTCTTTTCGATGTTCGACCGCCTGAAGTAA
- a CDS encoding TonB-dependent receptor, with protein MTRLVTLLLAAVFVFTSIAPVLAQTSTAGTVTGVVSNSDTGAPISGAAVSLSGVSSYKTTTDARGSFTIGNVAPGVYTLVATANGFVTQRITDYVVLAGSSYTATVGLQPVTLNSLRTIAQVTSSARGGRGSFNNTAASQVSVGADVFAQQGQAQVMQVLDQLPGFSTAHESANNNPAAPGAASYPNIRGAQTYETASMIDGHAVARVGGGFRSQYLNPALFQNVEIVKGPGATTPSINYAIAGTVNYVTLEPTLKPVTTLRFGIDTWGSQTFSMRSTGTVGRLSYAAVYASNGQNGYLQNFRTAYPLGQWVNVGTAGARQSTGAAPTGAFAYVDNNVSPVAPPAPTAANHGLNILNPLTVNQNNYGETGLYACCGTPSTFNNETAQLLKLRYKLSDATSLTYTYMATHGQTDENGNHLWQANTFFNPVLNMNNATAAQISAVQGASYNVPVGGQFVYDDNFLIPQQLRHQDEPINQLDLRTSIGKNITFLGRAFSAVTTNIAGNTVDSPDGTTTTYAQVYGSFVPCYGATGITGLNAAYGNNYSASCGGSGTNKANPIIYNGQLEPITYGPGPQQSPYCLNPNFNPANPSANGYYMSATGTGATGLNAAGRQTGVASSTVLGLACNVGSPGYVGLKQTGISGCNNYTGVPNCAYFASNEKDRILGGTLEFFLTAGPNVYTFSYDSNETKVQQFYYQNMPDIMPVPPGDKQSFISYMERGNFQLSPKFNAIVSLYQNRYLFHISLDNGFSFQDTASSHFDGRIGLTYQPNSRMSLRFSAGSSIAPPYIFGILSSGSHIPGAAVLPTFVNQGANSFYTQTEASPNLQPETSFGYDVGGDFRLFDGGTVLSVDGYLQNIFNQYLIGAGGGGFLNGTADDGTNGTWPLFITGPTNVAKAKMMGVEFSLVRAPSRGWGYLLSGALQRSYPYDIPCYVYGLPTTTAGCINPSGNLAEIPGVNYLVPGGGTGVNTSQGNVTGTARNAIPYSQAYAELSFTSSNGTKYWFGDQYYGNNNTYNRPAFLVASAGLTYPLRGGLREGSIQFAAYNLFNAYPKGYTEQDLGILIPTIAGQNPARPTLAGLTNGLNIGPTRFVIQFTRRIGN; from the coding sequence ATGACTAGGTTGGTGACGTTACTGCTCGCGGCAGTGTTTGTATTTACCTCGATTGCTCCGGTGCTTGCTCAGACGAGCACGGCCGGAACGGTCACCGGCGTTGTCAGCAACAGCGACACCGGCGCGCCCATCAGCGGCGCGGCGGTTTCGTTGTCGGGAGTAAGTTCCTATAAGACGACGACCGACGCTCGCGGCTCCTTTACCATCGGCAACGTCGCGCCTGGCGTCTATACACTAGTCGCCACGGCGAACGGGTTCGTCACGCAGCGGATTACGGACTACGTCGTGTTGGCGGGATCGTCATACACTGCGACGGTCGGCTTGCAGCCCGTCACGCTGAACTCTCTCCGCACGATCGCGCAAGTCACCTCCAGCGCGCGCGGTGGACGCGGCAGTTTCAACAATACGGCGGCGTCACAGGTCAGCGTCGGAGCCGATGTTTTCGCGCAGCAGGGCCAAGCGCAGGTCATGCAGGTACTCGACCAACTTCCGGGTTTCTCAACCGCGCACGAGTCGGCGAATAACAACCCTGCTGCGCCGGGCGCAGCTTCGTATCCAAACATTCGCGGAGCACAAACCTACGAAACCGCCTCGATGATCGACGGCCACGCCGTCGCACGCGTGGGCGGCGGATTCCGGTCACAATATCTCAATCCGGCACTCTTCCAGAACGTCGAAATTGTTAAGGGGCCGGGAGCCACGACGCCTTCGATCAATTACGCGATCGCCGGAACCGTGAACTATGTCACGCTCGAACCAACGCTGAAACCCGTAACGACGCTGCGTTTCGGCATCGACACCTGGGGCAGCCAAACATTCAGCATGCGCTCTACCGGTACGGTCGGCCGCCTCTCATATGCAGCCGTCTACGCGAGCAACGGCCAGAACGGCTATCTGCAGAACTTCCGCACGGCGTATCCGCTTGGACAATGGGTGAATGTCGGAACCGCGGGCGCGCGCCAATCAACGGGCGCTGCACCGACCGGCGCTTTCGCGTACGTCGACAACAACGTGAGTCCGGTCGCTCCGCCGGCACCGACTGCAGCCAACCATGGTTTGAACATTCTCAATCCGCTGACGGTCAACCAAAACAACTACGGTGAAACAGGATTGTACGCGTGTTGCGGAACCCCGTCGACGTTCAATAACGAGACGGCGCAACTCCTAAAACTGCGTTACAAACTCTCGGACGCGACATCGCTGACGTATACGTACATGGCGACGCACGGACAAACCGACGAAAACGGCAACCACCTTTGGCAGGCCAACACATTCTTCAACCCCGTGTTGAACATGAACAACGCAACGGCGGCCCAGATCTCGGCCGTGCAGGGTGCTTCGTACAACGTGCCCGTCGGCGGACAGTTCGTGTACGACGACAACTTCCTTATCCCGCAACAGCTCCGCCATCAGGACGAACCGATCAACCAGCTCGATCTGCGCACCTCCATCGGCAAGAATATCACATTCCTTGGGCGAGCCTTCTCGGCCGTCACGACGAATATCGCCGGCAATACGGTCGACTCGCCCGATGGCACGACCACGACATATGCGCAGGTCTATGGATCGTTCGTTCCATGTTATGGCGCTACCGGGATAACCGGGCTGAACGCAGCTTACGGCAATAACTATTCGGCCAGCTGCGGCGGGTCCGGAACAAACAAAGCCAATCCCATCATCTACAACGGTCAGTTGGAACCGATCACGTACGGTCCGGGCCCGCAACAAAGCCCCTACTGTTTGAACCCGAACTTCAATCCGGCCAACCCGTCGGCAAATGGCTACTACATGTCAGCAACGGGAACCGGAGCCACCGGCCTCAACGCTGCCGGGAGGCAAACCGGCGTGGCCTCGTCCACCGTGCTGGGCCTGGCGTGCAATGTCGGCTCGCCCGGGTACGTCGGACTCAAACAGACGGGCATCAGCGGTTGCAACAACTACACCGGCGTACCGAACTGCGCGTACTTCGCCTCCAACGAAAAAGACCGCATCCTCGGCGGAACCCTCGAGTTCTTCTTGACCGCCGGTCCGAACGTGTACACGTTCTCTTACGACTCGAACGAAACGAAAGTTCAGCAGTTTTACTACCAAAATATGCCGGACATTATGCCTGTCCCGCCGGGGGACAAGCAATCCTTCATCTCCTATATGGAGCGTGGGAACTTCCAGCTCTCTCCGAAGTTCAACGCGATTGTAAGCCTATACCAGAACAGATACCTATTCCACATCTCGCTCGACAACGGATTCAGCTTTCAGGACACGGCGAGTTCGCACTTCGATGGACGGATCGGGCTGACGTACCAGCCCAACTCGAGGATGTCGCTGCGGTTCTCGGCCGGCAGTTCGATCGCGCCGCCGTACATCTTCGGCATTCTCAGCAGCGGCTCGCATATTCCGGGAGCCGCGGTTCTGCCTACGTTCGTCAATCAAGGCGCGAACAGTTTCTATACGCAAACCGAAGCTTCACCAAATCTGCAGCCCGAAACGTCGTTCGGATACGACGTCGGCGGAGACTTCCGGCTCTTTGACGGCGGCACAGTGCTCTCGGTCGATGGGTATCTGCAAAACATCTTCAATCAATATCTGATCGGCGCAGGCGGCGGCGGCTTCCTCAACGGAACCGCCGACGACGGCACCAACGGCACATGGCCGCTCTTTATCACAGGTCCGACGAACGTCGCCAAGGCGAAGATGATGGGCGTTGAGTTCTCGCTCGTCCGCGCTCCGTCGCGAGGATGGGGTTACCTACTCAGCGGAGCGCTGCAGCGGTCGTATCCGTATGACATCCCATGCTACGTCTACGGCTTGCCGACGACGACGGCGGGATGCATCAACCCGAGTGGCAACCTGGCGGAGATTCCCGGAGTTAACTACCTGGTTCCCGGTGGCGGAACCGGCGTCAACACCTCGCAAGGCAACGTCACCGGTACGGCGCGCAATGCCATTCCTTACTCGCAGGCGTATGCCGAGTTGAGTTTTACGTCCAGCAACGGCACCAAGTACTGGTTCGGCGATCAATACTACGGCAACAACAACACGTACAACCGTCCGGCATTTTTGGTAGCCAGCGCCGGTCTGACCTATCCCCTGCGAGGCGGCCTACGCGAAGGCTCAATTCAGTTTGCCGCATATAACCTCTTCAACGCCTATCCCAAGGGCTATACCGAACAAGACTTGGGCATCTTGATACCAACCATCGCAGGACAGAATCCGGCACGGCCCACGCTGGCCGGATTGACCAACGGATTAAACATCGGTCCGACGCGATTCGTCATCCAATTCACCAGGAGAATCGGAAACTGA